The following proteins come from a genomic window of Puntigrus tetrazona isolate hp1 chromosome 15, ASM1883169v1, whole genome shotgun sequence:
- the slc47a4 gene encoding solute carrier family 47 member 4 isoform X2 codes for MRHFGIADIREQEPSPSRRHPAERHRNSDAVQFALLGFACEHPASPSLSGAGPRGCQNCTAVCGCIFASNSGYVSVSAATVVSSEPGSAQASDVRICSCQCCQCDSELLSAVLVGFWSLKLHEKTWGGWSSEALQDWGSYMKLAIPSTLMTCFEWWIYEVGGFLAGMLSEVDLAAQHVVIMLAYINFMIPLGMQGAACVRVGNALGAGETAAAILTSKVSLISAAVIAIFQGFVLGSTKTVIGYIFTSDEAIAELVSQLLNIYCPLQFFNGILGVGMGILLGTGQQKIAAIANLFGYYCIGLPSSIVLMFTAKLQVAGFWLGLLIAVFLLAIFFTVAIFKLNWKKMTEEAIERTGKNANGAMTPSHRNSFYQVVLNAEFQNGNGYMVVSSQDQDEGLNHTVVHEGPNMTQAEEKAAVLLSTSQLVLRRGLTTLAALLTLAVGLAVYIIVPLPEVSYGAAANFTLDSNFTTAVPSSQ; via the exons ATGCGACACTTTGGTATCGCAG ACATTCGGGAGCAAGAACCTTCTCCGAGTAGGCGTCATCCTGCAGAGAGGCATCGTAATTCTGACGCTGTTCAGTTTGCCCTGCTGGGCTTTGCTTGTGAACACCCAGCCTCTCCTTCTCTATCTGGGGCAGGACCCCGAGGTTGCCAG aaTTGCACAGCTGTATGTGGTTGCATATTTGCCAGCAATTCCG GCTATGTTTCTGTATCAGCTGCAACTGTCGTATCTTCAGAACCAG GGAGTGCTCAAGCCTCAGATGTACGCATCTGCAGTTGCCAATGTTGCCAATGTGATAGTGAACTACTTTCTGCTGTACTGGTGGGATTTTGGAGTCTA AAGCTCCATGAAAAAACTTGGGGAG GGTGGTCTTCAGAAGCCTTGCAGGACTGGGGGTCCTACATGAAGCTGGCCATTCCAAGCACACTGATGACCTGTTTTGAATGGTGGATCTATGAAGTTGGAGGCTTCTTGGCAG GAATGCTGAGTGAGGTGGACCTGGCTGCCCAACACGTGGTTATCATGCTGGCGTACATCAACTTCATG ATCCCATTAGGGATGCAAGGTGCAGCGTGTGTTCGTGTGGGAAACGCACTTGGCGCTGGGGAAACAGCTGCTGCCATCCTCACCAGCAAGGTGTCTCTCATCAGTGCAG CTGTTATAGCAATCTTTCAAGGTTTTGTTCTGGGCTCGACTAAAACAGTCATTGGCTACATATTCACTTCCGATGA GGCTATAGCAGAGCTTGTGTCCCAGCTACTGAACATTTACTGCCCTCTTCAGTTCTTTAATGGAATACTG GGTGTTGGCATGGGCATTCTTCTTGGCACCGGCCAGCAGAAGATAGCCGCTATTGCTAACCTCTTTGGCTACTACTGCATTGGACTCCCATCAAGCATTGTTCTGATGTTCACAGCTAAATTACAAGTTGCCG GCTTTTGGCTGGGCCTCCTCATTGCAGTATTTTTGCTAGCGATTTTTTTCACTGTggctatttttaaattaaactggaaGAAAATGACAGAAGAG gcaattgagcGTACAGGAAAGAATGCGAATGGAGCAATGACCCCGAGCCATCGTAACAGCTTCTACCAGGTGGTGCTCAATGCTGAG TTTCAGAATGGGAATGGATACATGGTTGTGAGCTCTCAAGACCAGGATGAGGGGCTTAACCATACTGTGGTGCACGAGGGGCCAAACATGACTCAAGCGGAGGAAAAGGCCGCCGTTCTGCTCTCTACCTCTCAGCTGGTCCTCAGAAGGGGTCTGACCACCCTCGCAGCTCTTCTAACCCTGGCTGTAGGGTTAGCCGTATATATCATTGTGCCTTTACCTGAGGTGTCTTATGGTGCTGCTGCAAATTTTACTTTGGACTCAAACTTTACCACAGCCGTCCCATCCAGTCAGTGA
- the LOC122358978 gene encoding multidrug and toxin extrusion protein 1: MDVSSPRAEASSAEPSSKLFCCRSVRRCIPLVYRQELYHILCMTGPLVASRILNYLLPFVITMFCGRLGNSVLAGYGMASATINITTAATGGGLALAADTLISQTFGGKNLHRVGIILQRSVLILLIFCLPCWGLLINTQPLLLLLGQDPEVARIAQLYVVCYLPAVPAMFLHQLQVAYLQNQGVILPQMYAAIAANIANVVTNYILLNWLDLGLYGSAAANTISQLYICVFLYLYIRWKDLHVETWGGWSCASLQEWDGYMKLAIPSTMMLCFEWWIYEVGGFLAGMLGELDLAAQHAVIMLAFINYMFPLGIQGAACVRVGNALGAGDTAGAIRTSKVSLTCTAALAVLQGLVLASTKTVIGFLFTSDGHIVALVSKLLNVYCVLQFFDGLVCVCMGILLGSGQQKIAAVANFFGYYCIGLPLGTSLMFAAKLDVVGFWLGLLICVCVQSSFFIAVIFKLNWQRVTKEAVERAGKHKIPAVSTPDTLTARHRENGDEYMNMNSSDQNEEPDAEEKAAVLLSTSQLVLRRGLTTLAALLILAVGIVVHLIVPLPEVSYAVRANTTLDSNFTTPSS; encoded by the exons ATGGACGTTTCAAGTCCCAGGGCTGAAGCTTCATCAGCGGAGCCTAGTTCCAAGCTTTTCTGCTGCAGATCCGTGAGGCGTTGCATCCCTCTGGTATATAGACAGGAGCTCTACCACATCCTGTGCATGACCGGACCCctg GTTGCATCGCGCATTCTGAATTATCTCCTGCCATTTGTCATAACAATGTTTTGCGGTCGCCTGGGAAACAGTGTGCTGGCTGGTTACGGAATGGCTTCAGCT ACGATAAACATAACAACTGCGGCTACAGGTGGAGGTCTTGCGCTGGCGGCTGACACCCTTATCTCTCAG ACTTTTGGGGGGAAGAACCTGCACCGTGTTGGCATCATCTTGCAGAGGAGTGTCCTGATCCTCCTGATCTTTTGTTTGCCATGTTGGGGTCTGCTCATCAACACCCAGCCCCTTCTCCTGCTGCTGGGTCAAGATCCAGAGGTGGCCAG GATAGCTCAACTCTATGTGGTTTGTTACCTGCCAGCAGTTCCA GCTATGTTTTTGCATCAGCTGCAAGTAGCCTATCTCCAAAACCAG GGAGTGATTCTGCCTCAGATGTATGCGGCCATTGCAGCCAACATTGCAAATGTGGTGACAAACTACATCCTTCTGAACTGGTTGGACCTTGGTTTATA TGGATCTGCTGCTGCCAATACCATATCTCAGCTCTACATTTGTGTTTTCCTCTATTTATATATTCGCTGGAAGGATCTCCATGTTGAAACATGGGGAG GCTGGTCATGTGCCTCACTGCAGGAGTGGGATGGATATATGAAACTGGCTATCCCCAGTACCATGATGCTCTGCTTTGAGTGGTGGATTTATGAGGTTGGAGGATTCTTAGCAG GCATGCTAGGAGAATTGGATCTGGCAGCTCAACATGCAGTCATTATGCTGGCTTTTATAAACTACATG TTTCCATTAGGAATTCAAGGTGCAGCGTGTGTACGTGTGGGAAATGCACTCGGAGCAGGAGATACGGCCGGAGCCATCCGCACCAGCAAGGTGTCCCTCACCTGCACAG CTGCCTTGGCTGTTTTGCAAGGTCTTGTGCTTGCATCAACAAAAACTGTGATTGGTTTCTTATTTACATCAGACGG GCACATTGTGGCGCTCGTCTCCAAACTCTTGAACGTCTATTGTGTGCTTCAGTTCTTTGATGGTCTTGTT TGTGTCTGCATGGGTATTCTGTTGGGTTCAGGGCAGCAGAAGATTGCAGCTGTAGCTAATTTCTTTGGGTATTACTGCATTGGACTTCCACTTGGCACCTCGCTCATGTTTGCTGCGAAATTGGACgttgttg GATTTTGGCTGGGACTTCTcatctgtgtatgtgtgcagtCCAGTTTTTTCATTGCAGTCATTTTTAAGCTCAACTGGCAGAGAGTGACCAAAGAG GCAGTGGAAAGGGCTGGAAAACATAAAATCCCTGCAGTGTCGACTCCGGATACTCTCACAGCGAGGCACAGAGAG AATGGGGATGAGTACATGAATATGAACTCCAGTGATCAGAACGAGGAGCCAGACGCGGAGGAAAAGGCGGCCGTTCTGCTCTCTACCTCTCAACTGGTCCTCAGAAGGGGTCTGACCACCCTCGCAGCTCTTCTCATCCTGGCTGTAGGGATAGTCGTCCATCTCATTGTGCCTTTACCTGAGGTGTCTTATGCTGTCAGAGCAAATACTACTTTGGACTCAAACTTTACAACGCCTTCATCCTGA
- the slc47a4 gene encoding solute carrier family 47 member 4 isoform X1 gives MDASSPRTDAVSMEPSGKLFCCGFVRRCIPLVYREELYHILRMTGPLLVCRFLNFLLFFVVTMFCGRLGNTVLAGYAMASATINVTAAATGLGLALACDTLVSQTFGSKNLLRVGVILQRGIVILTLFSLPCWALLVNTQPLLLYLGQDPEVARIAQLYVVAYLPAIPAMFLYQLQLSYLQNQGVLKPQMYASAVANVANVIVNYFLLYWWDFGVYGSAAANTFAQVFNCFVLFFFIRWQKLHEKTWGGWSSEALQDWGSYMKLAIPSTLMTCFEWWIYEVGGFLAGMLSEVDLAAQHVVIMLAYINFMIPLGMQGAACVRVGNALGAGETAAAILTSKVSLISAAVIAIFQGFVLGSTKTVIGYIFTSDEAIAELVSQLLNIYCPLQFFNGILGVGMGILLGTGQQKIAAIANLFGYYCIGLPSSIVLMFTAKLQVAGFWLGLLIAVFLLAIFFTVAIFKLNWKKMTEEAIERTGKNANGAMTPSHRNSFYQVVLNAEFQNGNGYMVVSSQDQDEGLNHTVVHEGPNMTQAEEKAAVLLSTSQLVLRRGLTTLAALLTLAVGLAVYIIVPLPEVSYGAAANFTLDSNFTTAVPSSQ, from the exons ATGGACGCCTCGAGCCCCAGAACCGATGCTGTGTCAATGGAGCCTAGTGGCAAGCTGTTTTGCTGTGGTTTCGTAAGGCGTTGCATCCCTCTGGTGTATAGAGAAGAGCTGTACCACATCCTGCGCATGACTGGACCCCTG CTTGTGTGCCGGTTCCTCAATTTCCTCCTTTTCTTTGTGGTGACAATGTTCTGTGGCCGTCTGGGAAACACTGTGCTAGCGGGCTACGCCATGGCCTCAGCT ACAATAAACGTAACAGCTGCAGCGACGGGCTTGGGACTTGCTTTGGCATGCGACACTTTGGTATCGCAG ACATTCGGGAGCAAGAACCTTCTCCGAGTAGGCGTCATCCTGCAGAGAGGCATCGTAATTCTGACGCTGTTCAGTTTGCCCTGCTGGGCTTTGCTTGTGAACACCCAGCCTCTCCTTCTCTATCTGGGGCAGGACCCCGAGGTTGCCAG aaTTGCACAGCTGTATGTGGTTGCATATTTGCCAGCAATTCCG GCTATGTTTCTGTATCAGCTGCAACTGTCGTATCTTCAGAACCAG GGAGTGCTCAAGCCTCAGATGTACGCATCTGCAGTTGCCAATGTTGCCAATGTGATAGTGAACTACTTTCTGCTGTACTGGTGGGATTTTGGAGTCTA TGGGTCTGCTGCCGCAAACACCTTTGCTCaggtttttaattgttttgtcctgttttttttcatccGCTGGCAGAAGCTCCATGAAAAAACTTGGGGAG GGTGGTCTTCAGAAGCCTTGCAGGACTGGGGGTCCTACATGAAGCTGGCCATTCCAAGCACACTGATGACCTGTTTTGAATGGTGGATCTATGAAGTTGGAGGCTTCTTGGCAG GAATGCTGAGTGAGGTGGACCTGGCTGCCCAACACGTGGTTATCATGCTGGCGTACATCAACTTCATG ATCCCATTAGGGATGCAAGGTGCAGCGTGTGTTCGTGTGGGAAACGCACTTGGCGCTGGGGAAACAGCTGCTGCCATCCTCACCAGCAAGGTGTCTCTCATCAGTGCAG CTGTTATAGCAATCTTTCAAGGTTTTGTTCTGGGCTCGACTAAAACAGTCATTGGCTACATATTCACTTCCGATGA GGCTATAGCAGAGCTTGTGTCCCAGCTACTGAACATTTACTGCCCTCTTCAGTTCTTTAATGGAATACTG GGTGTTGGCATGGGCATTCTTCTTGGCACCGGCCAGCAGAAGATAGCCGCTATTGCTAACCTCTTTGGCTACTACTGCATTGGACTCCCATCAAGCATTGTTCTGATGTTCACAGCTAAATTACAAGTTGCCG GCTTTTGGCTGGGCCTCCTCATTGCAGTATTTTTGCTAGCGATTTTTTTCACTGTggctatttttaaattaaactggaaGAAAATGACAGAAGAG gcaattgagcGTACAGGAAAGAATGCGAATGGAGCAATGACCCCGAGCCATCGTAACAGCTTCTACCAGGTGGTGCTCAATGCTGAG TTTCAGAATGGGAATGGATACATGGTTGTGAGCTCTCAAGACCAGGATGAGGGGCTTAACCATACTGTGGTGCACGAGGGGCCAAACATGACTCAAGCGGAGGAAAAGGCCGCCGTTCTGCTCTCTACCTCTCAGCTGGTCCTCAGAAGGGGTCTGACCACCCTCGCAGCTCTTCTAACCCTGGCTGTAGGGTTAGCCGTATATATCATTGTGCCTTTACCTGAGGTGTCTTATGGTGCTGCTGCAAATTTTACTTTGGACTCAAACTTTACCACAGCCGTCCCATCCAGTCAGTGA